In a single window of the Bacillus clarus genome:
- a CDS encoding sensor domain-containing protein: MREQCNNQKTFLSMIDMNLIQQGLLHAIQDLVYIMKVNPNQTFEYVYINERGMNYARLDESCYGKSFNEVLPLDIARILQEQYVTVMKNGKSHIFRDVITLPTDEILYYESSLNPIYDTDHICQFIICITRDITAQVEERNEIEHKQMLFKSLLEYNDDSIISLDSFGEIMYANPATHEIFGYRHQELTTQSVFQYINKKYEKSFRSIFNETLQGKTRQIVAKKYVHKDGYELYVSMKAIPIIVNDEIIGVYIITRDVTKEVLNEMKTEYLAYYDQLTGLMNRISCTNKLNELLNENKKFAFVFIDLDEFRLINDTFGHKEGDQVLKRITNCLRDLHVENMHLFREHDDQFVILIENITKEQVEEIVQMVLKKISRHFVIEKEDVYLSASVGIVMAPEDGIDEKTLFRCVDGALEKAKEKGKGNYQFYCNGLNNEREQQFIIENQLHRALEKKEFFLCYQPQINIKTEKMASMEALIRWENKDLGYVIPDKFIPLAERTGFIVKLDEWVMNQVCKQIREWLDKGYEVVPIGVNISAKHFRSVTLIEMITRALKKYNVPSHLLVIEVTEGALMHKDFSKRVLLQLKEKNLKIHLDDFGTGYSSLSYLKTYPIDTLKIDRSFMEDLHRDERDANITAAIIHLAHTLGLNVIAEGIETAEQVQYLKEKNVFLAQGYYFNRPLSICDVESIYFK; the protein is encoded by the coding sequence ATGAGAGAACAATGTAACAATCAAAAGACCTTTTTAAGTATGATAGATATGAATTTGATACAACAGGGGCTATTACATGCTATTCAAGATTTAGTATACATTATGAAAGTGAATCCAAATCAAACATTTGAGTATGTATATATAAATGAGAGAGGAATGAATTATGCCAGATTAGATGAAAGTTGTTACGGTAAAAGTTTTAACGAAGTATTGCCTTTAGATATAGCGAGGATATTGCAAGAACAATATGTAACGGTTATGAAAAACGGAAAATCGCACATATTTCGAGATGTAATAACTTTGCCGACAGATGAAATCTTATATTATGAATCTTCATTAAATCCGATATACGATACAGATCATATATGCCAGTTTATTATTTGTATCACAAGAGATATTACAGCACAAGTAGAGGAAAGAAATGAAATAGAGCACAAGCAAATGTTATTTAAATCATTATTAGAATACAATGATGATTCGATTATATCTCTGGATTCTTTTGGGGAAATTATGTATGCAAATCCAGCGACGCACGAAATTTTTGGATATCGGCACCAAGAATTAACAACTCAATCTGTTTTTCAATATATCAATAAGAAGTATGAGAAATCTTTTCGAAGCATATTTAACGAGACGTTGCAGGGGAAAACGAGACAAATCGTTGCAAAGAAGTACGTTCATAAAGATGGATATGAGCTCTATGTTTCTATGAAAGCTATTCCGATTATCGTGAATGATGAAATTATCGGAGTATATATTATTACGAGAGACGTTACAAAAGAAGTATTAAACGAAATGAAAACGGAGTATTTAGCGTATTATGATCAACTGACAGGATTAATGAATCGAATTTCATGTACAAATAAATTAAACGAACTTTTAAATGAAAATAAGAAATTTGCATTTGTTTTTATAGATTTAGATGAGTTTCGTCTTATAAATGATACATTTGGTCATAAAGAAGGTGATCAAGTATTAAAAAGGATTACAAATTGTTTAAGAGATTTACATGTGGAAAATATGCATCTGTTTAGGGAACATGATGATCAATTTGTTATCTTAATAGAAAATATAACAAAAGAACAAGTAGAAGAAATTGTACAAATGGTATTAAAAAAAATTAGTAGGCATTTCGTCATTGAAAAAGAGGATGTCTATTTAAGCGCATCAGTTGGGATTGTAATGGCTCCAGAAGATGGAATAGATGAAAAAACGTTATTTCGCTGTGTTGATGGTGCATTAGAAAAGGCGAAAGAAAAAGGAAAAGGAAATTATCAATTTTATTGTAATGGGTTAAATAATGAACGAGAACAGCAATTTATAATAGAAAATCAGTTGCATCGTGCATTAGAAAAAAAAGAATTTTTCTTATGTTATCAGCCACAAATTAATATTAAGACAGAAAAGATGGCTAGTATGGAGGCTTTAATACGATGGGAAAATAAGGATTTAGGTTATGTTATTCCAGATAAATTTATACCGCTTGCAGAAAGAACAGGCTTTATCGTAAAGCTTGATGAGTGGGTGATGAATCAAGTTTGTAAACAAATACGTGAATGGTTGGATAAAGGATATGAGGTTGTACCTATCGGAGTTAATATTTCAGCTAAACATTTTCGCTCTGTCACATTAATAGAAATGATTACAAGAGCTTTAAAGAAGTATAATGTACCATCTCATTTATTGGTAATAGAAGTTACAGAAGGTGCTCTTATGCATAAAGATTTCTCCAAAAGAGTATTGCTTCAACTAAAAGAGAAAAATTTGAAAATTCATTTAGATGACTTTGGGACAGGATACTCATCTTTAAGCTATTTAAAAACGTATCCAATTGATACATTAAAAATTGATCGTTCTTTTATGGAGGATTTACATAGGGATGAACGTGATGCAAATATTACAGCAGCTATTATTCATCTAGCTCATACTTTAGGATTGAATGTAATTGCCGAAGGTATCGAAACGGCAGAACAAGTCCAATATTTAAAAGAGAAAAATGTATTTTTAGCACAAGGGTACTATTTTAATCGCCCATTATCGATATGTGATGTAGAGAGTATATATTTTAAATGA
- a CDS encoding PrkA family serine protein kinase — MDILKKIEQHRAAEERLQWEGTFAEYLELVKERPWVAQTAHSRIYNMIKDAGIEEVDGRRKYNFFSNQLFGLEDALERLVEEYFHPSAKRLDVRKRILLLMGPVSGGKSTLVTMLKRGLETYSRTDRGAIFAIKGCPMHEDPLHLIPHHLRDDFFEEYGVRIEGNLSPLNVMRLEQEYGGRIEDVIVERIFFSEDRRTGIGTFSPSDPKSQDIADLTGSLDFSTIAEYGSESDPRAYRFDGELNKANRGMMEFQEMLKCDEKFLWHLLSLTQEGNFKAGRFALISADELIVAHTNETEYRSFIANKKNEALHSRIIVMPVPYNLRVSEEEHIYEKMIRESDVSNVHIAPHTLRVAAMFTILTRLKDPKRPDIDLIKKMRLYDGEMVEGYNAIDVEELQREYQDEGMSGIDPRYVINRISSTIIRKEVPSINALDVLRSLKDGLDQHPSISNEDRDRYMNFISLARKEYDEIAKKEVQKAFVYSYEESAKTLMDNYLDNVEAYCNKSKLRDPLTGEEMSPDEKLMRSIEEQIGISENAKKAFREEILIRISAYARKGKRFDYNSHERLREAIQKKLFADLKDVVKITTSTKTPDENQLKKINDVVARLIDEHGYNSSSANELLRYVGSLLNR; from the coding sequence ATGGATATTCTAAAAAAGATTGAGCAGCATCGAGCAGCAGAAGAACGTTTACAATGGGAAGGTACGTTTGCGGAGTATTTGGAGCTTGTGAAAGAAAGACCATGGGTGGCTCAAACAGCACACTCTCGCATTTACAATATGATAAAAGATGCCGGAATTGAAGAAGTTGATGGAAGAAGAAAATATAACTTCTTTAGTAATCAGCTATTTGGATTAGAGGATGCATTAGAGCGTCTTGTTGAAGAATATTTTCATCCGTCTGCAAAGCGATTAGATGTTAGAAAGCGGATTTTATTATTAATGGGACCTGTTAGTGGTGGGAAATCAACGTTAGTTACTATGTTGAAAAGAGGATTAGAAACATACTCTCGTACAGATCGTGGCGCTATTTTTGCGATAAAAGGTTGCCCGATGCATGAAGATCCTTTACATTTGATTCCTCATCATTTACGAGATGATTTCTTTGAAGAGTATGGGGTAAGAATTGAAGGGAACTTGTCACCATTAAATGTCATGCGCTTAGAGCAAGAATACGGTGGGCGAATTGAAGATGTAATCGTAGAGCGCATTTTCTTCTCTGAAGATCGCCGGACAGGGATTGGTACATTCAGTCCTTCAGATCCAAAGTCACAAGATATTGCTGACTTAACAGGTAGTCTTGATTTCTCTACAATCGCAGAATATGGTTCAGAATCAGATCCACGTGCTTATCGATTTGATGGAGAATTGAATAAGGCAAACCGTGGGATGATGGAATTCCAAGAGATGTTAAAATGTGATGAGAAATTTTTATGGCACTTATTATCTCTTACGCAAGAGGGGAATTTTAAAGCAGGAAGATTTGCGCTTATTTCAGCAGATGAATTAATTGTAGCGCATACGAATGAAACAGAGTATCGTTCCTTCATAGCGAATAAGAAAAATGAAGCATTGCACTCAAGAATTATTGTAATGCCAGTCCCATATAATTTACGGGTCAGTGAAGAAGAACATATTTATGAGAAAATGATTCGTGAAAGTGATGTATCGAATGTGCATATTGCACCACATACACTTCGCGTTGCAGCAATGTTTACAATTCTAACTCGTTTAAAAGATCCGAAGCGTCCAGATATTGATTTAATTAAAAAGATGCGTTTATATGATGGTGAAATGGTAGAGGGTTATAATGCGATTGACGTGGAAGAATTGCAACGTGAATATCAAGATGAAGGAATGAGCGGTATTGACCCTCGTTATGTCATTAACCGAATTTCTTCTACAATTATTCGTAAAGAAGTGCCGTCTATTAATGCACTCGATGTATTGCGTTCTTTAAAGGACGGATTAGATCAGCATCCATCTATTAGTAATGAAGACCGAGATCGCTATATGAATTTCATTTCATTAGCGAGAAAAGAATACGATGAAATTGCTAAAAAAGAAGTACAAAAAGCATTTGTTTATTCGTATGAGGAGTCAGCTAAGACACTTATGGATAATTACTTAGATAATGTTGAAGCATATTGCAATAAATCGAAATTACGTGATCCATTAACAGGTGAAGAAATGAGTCCAGATGAAAAACTTATGCGCTCTATTGAAGAGCAAATTGGAATTTCGGAAAATGCTAAGAAAGCATTCCGGGAAGAAATTTTAATTCGCATTTCTGCCTATGCGCGTAAAGGAAAACGTTTCGATTACAATTCGCATGAACGTCTCCGTGAGGCGATTCAGAAAAAGCTATTTGCTGATTTGAAGGATGTTGTAAAAATTACAACATCAACGAAAACACCAGACGAAAACCAGCTTAAGAAAATTAATGATGTTGTCGCACGCCTTATTGATGAACACGGCTACAATTCTTCGTCAGCGAATGAATTGTTACGCTATGTGGGTAGTTTATTAAATCGATAG
- the yhbH gene encoding sporulation protein YhbH produces the protein MGEENQPNYTISQENWSLHRKGYDDQQRHQEKVQEAIKNNLPDLVTEESIVMSNGRDVVKIPIRSLDEYKIRYNYDKNKHVGQGNGDSKVGDVVARDGSGGQKQKGPGKGQGAGDTAGEDYYEAEVSILELEQAFFKELELPNLKRKEMDENRIEHIEFNDIRKTGLWGNIDKKRTMISAYKRNAMRGKASFHPIHQEDLKFRTWNEVLKPDSKAVVLAMMDTSGSMGMWEKYMARSFFFWMTRFLRTKYETVDIEFIAHHTEAKVVTEEEFFSKGESGGTICSSVYKKALELIDNKYSPDRYNIYPFHFSDGDNLTSDNVRCVKLVEELMKKCNMFGYGEVNQYNRHSTLMSAYKNIKDENFRYYILKQKADVFHAMKSFFREESGEKMA, from the coding sequence ATGGGCGAAGAGAATCAACCAAACTATACGATTTCACAGGAAAACTGGTCCCTCCATCGCAAAGGATATGACGACCAACAACGCCATCAAGAGAAGGTGCAAGAGGCAATTAAAAATAATTTACCAGACCTTGTAACAGAAGAAAGTATCGTTATGTCTAATGGCAGGGATGTTGTGAAAATACCAATTCGTTCTTTAGATGAATATAAGATTAGATACAATTATGATAAAAATAAACACGTTGGGCAAGGAAATGGTGATAGTAAAGTTGGCGATGTCGTTGCGAGAGATGGATCAGGTGGCCAAAAGCAGAAAGGCCCAGGTAAAGGGCAAGGTGCAGGAGATACAGCTGGTGAAGATTATTATGAAGCTGAAGTATCTATTTTAGAATTAGAGCAAGCATTCTTTAAAGAATTAGAGTTACCTAATTTAAAGAGAAAAGAAATGGATGAAAATCGGATTGAACACATTGAATTTAATGACATTAGAAAAACCGGATTATGGGGAAATATTGATAAGAAACGAACGATGATATCGGCGTATAAACGAAATGCAATGCGTGGGAAAGCATCTTTCCATCCAATTCATCAAGAAGATTTAAAGTTCCGTACTTGGAATGAAGTGTTAAAGCCAGATTCAAAAGCGGTTGTGTTAGCAATGATGGATACGAGTGGATCGATGGGGATGTGGGAGAAATATATGGCACGTAGCTTCTTTTTCTGGATGACAAGATTTTTGCGAACAAAGTATGAAACAGTAGACATAGAGTTTATTGCACATCATACAGAAGCAAAAGTCGTAACAGAAGAAGAATTTTTCTCAAAAGGTGAGAGTGGTGGGACGATATGCTCTTCCGTATACAAAAAGGCACTTGAACTTATCGATAATAAATATTCACCAGACCGCTATAATATTTATCCATTCCACTTTTCAGATGGTGATAATTTAACATCAGATAATGTTAGATGCGTAAAGCTTGTCGAAGAGTTGATGAAGAAGTGTAATATGTTTGGGTATGGGGAAGTGAATCAGTATAACCGCCACAGTACACTCATGTCAGCATATAAAAATATTAAAGATGAAAACTTCCGATACTATATTTTAAAACAAAAAGCAGATGTATTTCATGCTATGAAGAGCTTTTTTAGAGAAGAATCAGGAGAGAAAATGGCATAA
- the colA gene encoding collagenase ColA — MKKKSRLNQFMLGMSTIALSFGSIQTQVAAEEETPYNVLRTKPIGIETSADEIVHATKVDETLSFEKRLKVGDFSQRPAPVMKRAEARQLKQNYSMAELNGMSYEELIHTLANVRWDQITDLFKFNQDTKAFYQNKERMQVIIDELAVRGSTFTKDDTKGIQTFVEVIRSAFYVGYYNKELSYLNERSFQDKCLPALKAIAKNPNFKLGTNEQDQVVSAYGKLISNASSDVETVQYAANILKQYNDHFNTYVNDRMKGQVVYDIMQGIDYDMQSYLFDTRKEANETMWYGKVDSFINEISRIALLNQVTPENSWLINNGIYFASRLGKFHSNPNKGLEVVTQAMHTYPRLSEAYFVVVEQITTNYNGKDYSGNVVDLEKIREEGKEKYLPKTYKFDDGSIVFKTGDKVSEEKIKRLYWAAKEVKAQYHRVIGNDKALEQGNADDVLTIVIYNTPDEYQLNRQLYGYETNNGGIYIEEKGTFFTYERTPEQSIYSLEELFRHEFTHYLQGRFEVPGLFGRGDMYQNERLTWFQEGNAEFFAGSTRTNNVVPRKSIISGLSSDPANRYTAERTLFAKYGSWDFYNYSFALQSYLYNHQFETFDKIQDLIRANDVKNYDAYREFLSKDPKLNKEYQAYMQQLIDNQDKYNVPEVSDNYLVEHAPKALEDVKREISDVLHMQDAKITKHASQFFNTFTLEGTYTGSVTKGESADWKAMSKQVNDALEQLAKKEWSGYKTFTAYFVNYRVNASNEFEYDIVFHGVAKDDRENKAPIVNVNGPYDGVINKEIQFKGDGSKDEDGRIISYLWDFGDGTSSIEMNPVHTYKKEGTYKVTLTVKDDKGKESKTETTVTVRAEGLTESEPNNRPEEANRISLNTFIKGNLIDGDHTDVYTFNIASPKDIDISVMNENGIGMTWVLRHESDMQNYATYGQNDGNYIKGQLKAKPGKYYLYVYKYDNGNGAYSLSLK, encoded by the coding sequence ATGAAAAAGAAATCAAGGCTTAATCAATTCATGCTTGGTATGAGTACAATAGCATTGTCGTTTGGGAGCATCCAAACACAAGTAGCAGCGGAAGAAGAAACGCCTTATAATGTGCTCAGAACAAAACCGATAGGGATAGAAACTTCAGCAGATGAAATCGTACATGCTACAAAAGTAGATGAAACATTGTCATTTGAGAAACGTTTAAAAGTAGGAGACTTTTCACAGCGTCCAGCTCCCGTTATGAAACGTGCAGAAGCAAGGCAATTGAAGCAAAATTATTCTATGGCAGAATTGAACGGGATGAGTTATGAGGAATTAATTCATACGTTAGCGAATGTTCGTTGGGATCAAATTACAGATTTATTCAAATTTAATCAAGATACGAAAGCATTTTATCAAAATAAAGAGAGAATGCAAGTTATTATTGATGAGTTAGCCGTAAGAGGTAGTACATTTACGAAAGATGATACAAAAGGAATTCAAACATTTGTAGAAGTAATCCGTTCTGCGTTTTACGTTGGATATTATAATAAAGAACTAAGTTATTTGAATGAGAGAAGCTTTCAAGATAAATGCTTACCGGCACTAAAAGCGATTGCGAAAAATCCTAACTTTAAGCTTGGTACAAATGAACAAGATCAAGTAGTATCGGCTTACGGTAAACTAATTAGTAATGCTTCAAGTGATGTTGAAACGGTACAATACGCAGCAAATATTTTAAAACAGTATAACGATCATTTTAATACTTACGTAAACGATCGTATGAAGGGGCAAGTTGTATACGATATTATGCAAGGTATCGATTATGATATGCAATCTTACTTATTTGATACTCGTAAAGAAGCAAATGAAACGATGTGGTATGGAAAAGTAGATAGTTTTATAAATGAGATTAGTCGTATTGCTCTCCTTAATCAAGTAACTCCAGAAAATAGTTGGCTCATTAATAATGGTATTTATTTTGCTAGTCGTTTAGGGAAGTTTCATAGTAATCCAAATAAAGGACTAGAAGTTGTTACGCAAGCGATGCATACGTATCCTCGTTTAAGTGAAGCATATTTTGTTGTAGTGGAGCAAATTACAACAAATTATAACGGGAAAGATTATAGTGGAAATGTGGTAGATTTAGAGAAAATACGTGAAGAAGGGAAAGAGAAATATTTACCGAAAACGTATAAATTTGATGATGGCTCTATTGTATTTAAAACGGGTGATAAAGTATCAGAAGAGAAAATTAAGAGATTATATTGGGCTGCAAAAGAAGTAAAGGCACAATATCATCGTGTAATCGGAAATGATAAAGCTTTAGAACAAGGTAATGCAGATGATGTATTAACAATAGTGATTTATAACACTCCAGATGAATACCAGTTAAATAGACAGCTGTATGGATATGAAACAAACAATGGTGGAATTTATATTGAAGAGAAAGGTACTTTCTTTACATATGAGCGTACACCAGAGCAAAGTATTTATAGTTTAGAAGAATTATTCCGTCATGAGTTTACTCATTATCTTCAAGGAAGGTTTGAGGTTCCAGGTTTATTTGGAAGAGGAGATATGTATCAAAACGAAAGGTTAACTTGGTTCCAAGAAGGAAATGCGGAATTTTTCGCAGGCTCTACACGTACGAATAATGTTGTACCAAGAAAAAGTATAATTAGTGGATTATCATCTGACCCTGCGAACCGTTATACAGCAGAGCGAACATTATTTGCTAAATATGGTTCTTGGGATTTCTATAATTACTCGTTCGCATTGCAATCTTATTTATACAATCATCAATTTGAAACATTTGATAAAATTCAAGATTTGATCCGTGCGAATGATGTGAAAAATTATGATGCGTATCGTGAATTTTTAAGCAAAGATCCAAAATTAAATAAAGAGTATCAAGCTTATATGCAGCAGTTAATTGATAATCAAGATAAGTATAATGTTCCAGAAGTATCAGACAATTATTTAGTAGAACACGCACCAAAAGCTTTAGAGGATGTAAAGAGAGAGATTAGTGATGTTTTACATATGCAAGATGCGAAAATAACAAAACATGCATCTCAGTTTTTTAATACATTTACATTAGAAGGTACGTATACAGGTAGTGTAACAAAAGGTGAATCAGCAGATTGGAAAGCGATGAGTAAACAAGTAAATGATGCTTTAGAACAGTTAGCGAAAAAAGAATGGAGCGGCTACAAAACCTTTACAGCGTACTTTGTGAATTATCGTGTTAATGCATCCAATGAATTCGAATATGATATTGTTTTCCACGGCGTTGCAAAAGATGATAGAGAAAATAAAGCTCCAATTGTAAATGTAAATGGTCCTTACGATGGAGTTATAAATAAGGAAATTCAGTTCAAAGGTGATGGTTCAAAAGATGAAGACGGAAGAATCATTTCTTATTTATGGGATTTTGGTGATGGAACATCTAGCATAGAAATGAATCCAGTTCATACATATAAAAAAGAAGGAACTTATAAAGTAACATTAACTGTAAAAGATGATAAAGGAAAAGAAAGCAAAACTGAAACAACTGTTACAGTAAGGGCAGAAGGTTTAACAGAATCAGAACCAAATAATCGACCGGAAGAAGCCAATCGCATTTCCTTAAATACATTTATAAAAGGGAATCTTATTGATGGAGATCATACCGATGTGTATACATTTAACATTGCATCTCCAAAAGATATAGATATTTCCGTTATGAATGAAAATGGAATTGGGATGACATGGGTACTTCGTCATGAGTCAGATATGCAAAATTATGCTACTTACGGTCAAAATGATGGGAATTATATAAAAGGGCAATTAAAAGCAAAACCAGGTAAGTATTACTTATACGTATATAAATATGATAATGGCAATGGGGCATACTCATTATCACTAAAATAA
- a CDS encoding NfeD family protein yields the protein MIVFGYPLEIIYLYGFIVATILTVIYIFFGDIFESIFSFGGGSTSVITLLLSFFAMLCGFSYIGEYLFSLSSIVIFSISFAVSFIGVFAMKILILKPIAEAEQNTVQRMDEFIGCRGEVIITIPKEGLGEVLISSQFGSNAIPAQSIGKKDILQGTEVMIEGVQDGILLVQNIAYSLKKPKL from the coding sequence ATGATAGTGTTTGGTTATCCACTTGAAATAATTTATTTATATGGATTTATTGTTGCTACTATACTTACTGTTATTTATATCTTTTTTGGAGATATATTTGAATCAATATTTAGCTTCGGGGGTGGATCCACATCTGTCATAACGTTACTACTCAGCTTCTTCGCCATGCTCTGCGGTTTTAGCTATATAGGAGAATATTTATTTTCTCTTAGTAGTATCGTTATTTTTAGTATTTCGTTTGCTGTATCTTTTATCGGTGTTTTTGCGATGAAAATATTGATTTTAAAACCAATTGCAGAGGCTGAGCAAAATACAGTACAACGTATGGATGAATTCATTGGATGCAGAGGCGAAGTAATTATTACAATCCCGAAAGAAGGTTTGGGCGAAGTATTAATATCTTCTCAATTTGGAAGTAATGCGATACCAGCTCAGTCAATTGGAAAGAAAGATATTTTACAAGGAACTGAGGTTATGATTGAGGGAGTTCAAGATGGTATTTTACTTGTACAAAACATCGCTTATTCTTTAAAAAAACCAAAATTATAA
- a CDS encoding flotillin family protein, producing the protein MVPLIIGGVLLAILLLLILVFITKYRTVGPDEALIVTGNWLGGGKNVVTTDDGKKIKIIRGGGTFVVPIMQRGEPLSLLNYKLEVGTRDTYTKQGVPVTVNGVSIIKVGSTIEEVSTAAEQYLGKETEELKVEAKEVLEGHLRAILSSMTVEDAYSNREQFAQKVHEVASTDLKKMGLRIVSFTIKEIMDKNGYLDALGQPQIATVKRDATIANAEREKEARIEKARAEKEAKEAEYQRDAQIAEAEKHKELKVQSYKREQEQARADADLSYELQQAKAQQGVTEEQMRVKIIEREKQIELEEKEIARREKQYDAEVKKKADADRYAVEQSAEAEKVKQMKKADADQYKIEAEARARAEEVRVEGLAKAEIEKAQGQAKAEVQKAQGTAEADVIRLKGLAEAEAKQKIAEAFELYGQAAIMDMVLKMLPSYAKEVASPLSNIDKITVVDTGGGGKNSGAGKVAGYATDLMATMQETLKASSGIDLKELLEGFAGKGAVQQLNSEKPIVQVVEENDKNKEQKE; encoded by the coding sequence ATGGTTCCATTAATTATCGGTGGCGTCTTACTAGCAATCTTACTTTTACTTATTTTGGTGTTTATTACGAAATATCGTACAGTTGGCCCAGACGAAGCATTAATTGTAACAGGGAACTGGCTTGGTGGTGGAAAGAATGTAGTTACTACTGATGATGGAAAGAAGATTAAAATTATTCGCGGTGGTGGTACTTTTGTTGTGCCAATTATGCAAAGAGGAGAACCTCTTAGCTTATTAAATTATAAGTTAGAAGTTGGTACACGTGATACGTATACGAAACAAGGTGTTCCAGTTACAGTAAACGGTGTTTCTATCATTAAAGTAGGCTCTACGATTGAAGAAGTATCTACAGCAGCTGAGCAATATTTAGGAAAAGAAACAGAAGAGTTAAAAGTAGAAGCGAAGGAAGTTTTGGAAGGGCACCTACGTGCTATTTTATCTTCTATGACAGTAGAAGATGCTTATAGTAATAGAGAGCAATTCGCTCAAAAGGTACATGAAGTGGCTTCTACAGATTTGAAGAAAATGGGTCTTCGTATCGTTTCCTTTACAATTAAAGAAATAATGGATAAGAATGGTTACTTAGATGCGCTTGGTCAGCCGCAAATTGCAACTGTTAAGCGTGATGCCACAATTGCAAATGCAGAGCGTGAAAAAGAAGCGCGTATTGAAAAAGCACGTGCGGAGAAAGAAGCAAAAGAAGCTGAATATCAACGCGATGCACAAATCGCTGAAGCTGAAAAACATAAAGAATTAAAAGTACAGTCTTATAAGAGAGAGCAAGAACAAGCACGTGCGGATGCGGATCTTTCTTACGAATTACAGCAAGCAAAAGCACAACAAGGTGTTACTGAAGAGCAAATGCGCGTTAAAATCATTGAGCGTGAAAAGCAAATTGAATTAGAAGAAAAAGAGATTGCGCGTCGTGAAAAGCAATATGATGCAGAAGTAAAGAAAAAGGCAGATGCAGATCGCTATGCTGTTGAGCAATCAGCGGAAGCTGAAAAAGTGAAACAAATGAAAAAGGCAGATGCAGATCAATATAAGATTGAAGCAGAAGCAAGGGCGCGTGCAGAAGAAGTACGTGTAGAAGGTTTAGCGAAAGCGGAGATTGAAAAAGCGCAAGGTCAAGCGAAAGCAGAAGTACAAAAAGCACAAGGTACAGCAGAAGCGGATGTTATTCGATTAAAAGGTTTAGCGGAAGCCGAAGCGAAGCAAAAAATTGCAGAAGCATTTGAATTATATGGGCAAGCAGCAATTATGGATATGGTTCTTAAAATGCTTCCAAGTTATGCAAAAGAAGTTGCAAGCCCACTTAGCAACATTGATAAAATTACAGTTGTCGATACAGGCGGCGGTGGAAAGAATAGCGGCGCTGGAAAAGTTGCAGGGTATGCGACTGATTTAATGGCAACGATGCAAGAAACATTAAAAGCTTCTTCTGGTATTGATCTAAAAGAACTATTAGAAGGCTTTGCTGGAAAAGGGGCAGTGCAGCAGCTGAATAGTGAAAAGCCTATAGTGCAAGTAGTGGAAGAGAACGATAAAAACAAAGAGCAGAAAGAATAG